TGTAGCTTTTCTTCCCGTTCACTTTGCACAGCTGTTTCATCCTGCTTATGATGTGTTTAGTTTGATCCCCCGCTAACTTGCAAACTAGGATGCCAATCACATTGGCATCTTTACACTTTTCCACCAAGTACCTCCTTCTTTTGGACCAGGTTGTCTCTTCTGACATTGAGATTTTATTCTCATCAGGATCTAGTAAGTACCATTTGGAAGCTGTAAAGAGAAATTCTCTaattagaacaagtgtaaattaaaagtttataacacagcaaatgaaggttacagtaactagaagagctgataactttcaaacggctcaaccgattttcttggattatagctaagaacagtctcgatcaagccaccattcaaacaaaaaaactaaattaaaatcggttcattagtttaggagctacgatgccacagatagatacacagatacatacgtcaaacttataacacccctctttttgggttgggggttaaaaaagatgtCACACCTGATTTCCAATCCGTTTCATAGGTGTGAATTGCATCTTACATGTGTTTATGATGAAACAAagtatacaaagaatcaaaagcttaatttgttataatccaCTAAAAAGGGGAAACTGTAcaacatgcaccacccgccctcccactgctaagcacgCAGGAAAAGCCAAACACCAAGCTAGCCCCAagtaccacacaaatccaccagaacacactcaaACAAAGTATATCTGTGTAGAGAATATattaaaaaccacaaacactaaaaagtaaaaaataacttttgtttagctacacttgtaatgtacctaggtatgaagtcgagcgagcatattgaaacaaaattagaaatccaagagtgaagctcgcccgacttcatacctaggcacattacaagtgtagctaaacaaaagttattttttactttttagtgtttgtggttttgaagtcggttttatttttcttttgaaaattttttatttcacaatttttagtggccccactgtactataatatgctaagcccagttaaaaccctactgtttactaagctatcacactgatcgcgagcaatttgctcctatccattgaggagttctgttctccatctccgaagatattcatcagattttcaccaaatttatatgggaccacctgcacagtataccctttcaaacaaaaaaaaaatttccaaatcggtccaggggtctttgagtaatcggagaacatacataaaaaataaaaataaaaataaaaaagattccgacgaattgagaacctcctccttttttggaagtcggttaaaaatcctTACCTGGAATGGATATAGTAAAGTTAAACAGCGTCTGTCCTCTCGACCCAACGTACACACACGTACAGTCTTTGATATCTTCCAAGGAGAAGGtcttgtttcttttgtttcttaCCACCCTTCCTAAATATCTATTAGGCATCTCCTCAATCTCTATGAAAGCTACATAGCATTCAGGGTATTGTTGGAAGTAAAATGAGATTAATtcatctgaaaataaaatgttacaagTATTGTGTAGTTAAATATGCCTAGTACATCTGTTTGTGTGTTACAACCATgttaaaaaccagtcaagtgcgagtcggactcccaCACAAAGGCATCCCTACCATTGTTGTTGGCGTTAAAAGAGAACATAGGTTAacggttaaaaaaaatgtttttaattaaagaacTCTACTTGGTACCTTTACAATGTTCATATTCAGCACCATAGAACAAGCATAATTTATCATTTCCTGTACTGAAATGGTCTACTAGCAGTTTTTTTGTGGCTTCAATATTGAGTTGTTTCTTGGGCAATACAGTAAACACTGGAATGTTGGTAGCAGTGAAGCATGTATGGCCATAGTGTATCACTGCCTCTCCTTGCACATGCATCGCTGCCACTGAGTCTACACAGCAGCTGGAAAAAGatttgaaatatattatattatatttgtttatttaatttacaatctaaaattacaaatatgCCCTATTAACATATTTTTCAATGGCATTTCCCATTAACCATAGGTGTAGCCGTGATAATTTAATCAATGGCATTCACATTGCCATTTGGcattagacgattttaaccccaattgaATTGGCATTAGATGTTAACAGTTAAAGTATATTATTGGCAGAATCATCAGTTttataattactagatgatgcccacaaatACTGACTACATCCatgtagatttagtttttttttaatccagtgggaactcagATTTTTTAGGATATAACAAAGCCTACATCAAtctctgggatgtaagctattcTGTGTACCTTTAGTCACAATCAAATAAGTAGATGCAGTATAGGGTACAAgtcaaacagatacactttcacattaataaGTTTTATTATGAGATGGTTTTCTTTAAATCAAGAAGTAGCATTGAATTTAGAGACATTAGATGTTTCTTGAACAGCTAACGTAGCACCGACATGATTTGATTACTGACCATCAGGGGCCACATTTTTtatgaattaataatattaattgacaCACCTATCGCCTGACCTGCCTCTCTCTACTGACTAACGTGGTATACTTAGTTTCTAAAGTTAAACATAATTCACATTAGACTAGTATGTATGGGACCACTTAAAAAATTGGAAccaaccacaaaaaaaaaaaattatacttttggCTAGTCGACCATTTTAGCAATGAGCACAGACTATCAGCCAGAAGAATTCCGTCACCACATAATTTATACCTTGCGTAAGAAGTATCACCAAGTATGTACAAATCCGCAGATGTCCTAGACTTGATTTCCTCATAAATATTTGCGCTTACACCTAGCAGATCATCAGGAAATTGTAGGCATATCTGGAAAATGAGTAATATGTGTAAGGTTAAACAGATACGAAATAGGCCTctatttaaaactacataagtGTCAAGGATACCTACTCTTGTAAGCAAGAACTCTACATTGTGACTATGGAATTCAAGCTCTGAAAATACCTTTaccttttataaatatttattgtatagctGTACTATGTACCTTGTTGAAATTATTTTCGGTGATCCATTTACTCGTTTCAAGTATATTAAAACGTGAAATAAGATCGTCAGTGCCGAAGTCAGCTTTGCTTGCCTCTATTTCCCTTTCAATGCATATTTTGCCATCTGTAGTAAAATTAGCCATAGCTGATTATGTTGAGATTTTGTTCCAAAGGTTTTATATTCCAAAATACGTCCTTTGTATtcacaataaattttatttataaattagcaGAAACAAAGCGGTGCAGTTGCACACAACCACAGAGTACTGTACtttttgctttttaatttttatgcattcATCCATCGGCTCTGGGTTCcgtattatttaatatttatacggCTCACGATTTTATCGTTTTTGAGCCTTTTTTTAATAGCCTAGTTTAGACCACAGACAAAACCCAATTATTTTAATGAACGTGGGTGGATTGGACTAGGAACGTGCGGTGGGAAGGCAGGCCCATGCCCAGCAGCGGACGCAAACAAGCTGATTGATtgatacacattctgtgaaaagttTCCGAGATAtatcccgctgacagacagacagacagatggaggGATGGACACTAGGTAGGAACCCTAggaaatagaatagatttttaatcaagtaaacttttacaagtgcttttgaatcgtcaaaataatttaccactggttcagaatgccgcaAAATAGATTTATGtcattattatatgatattttgtgtttattttaaattttaataggtacacaaaaacaaaaaaaaaaaacttagacaataattttaacatgcaatatttattgtataatttTCGTTAGG
This genomic stretch from Maniola jurtina chromosome 2, ilManJurt1.1, whole genome shotgun sequence harbors:
- the LOC123876908 gene encoding 2-(3-amino-3-carboxypropyl)histidine synthase subunit 2: MANFTTDGKICIEREIEASKADFGTDDLISRFNILETSKWITENNFNKICLQFPDDLLGVSANIYEEIKSRTSADLYILGDTSYASCCVDSVAAMHVQGEAVIHYGHTCFTATNIPVFTVLPKKQLNIEATKKLLVDHFSTGNDKLCLFYGAEYEHCKDELISFYFQQYPECYVAFIEIEEMPNRYLGRVVRNKRNKTFSLEDIKDCTCVYVGSRGQTLFNFTISIPASKWYLLDPDENKISMSEETTWSKRRRYLVEKCKDANVIGILVCKLAGDQTKHIISRMKQLCKVNGKKSYIISVGKPNVAKLANFPEIDIYVMIACPENDLYSNRDFYKPIVYPFELEVALNSNREPYYNYHITDYDQLLPGKNHYCEVSHIKDTTDVSLITGNIRETKIQSNEVGGKELVEKQNWALENIGGNLQNRSWTGLEQKLGETEVKKAEEGRKGIPLQYSNEPE